The genome window AGCCGAGTCTTTCTTGGACGCCTTTGGGGGAGTTGtccagatgccaatagatggtGGCCAGAATTATTCCCGTTACCAGAACTGCTCCCAAACGAATCCCGAAAAGTTGTGGCATTCTTCTCGAGTTTGTGACTGATCGCTTCGCAATCACCAGAATCTCAATCCAGAATGGGTTTGCAAAAGTTGGCACGGATGCAGATGATATTAAATTTGACTCATTCGTGGCTCCCGACACCAGCTTTCCTTTCGAAATGCTGGCGCTTATGGCGTCTTTAAGAGAAAGATTTGAACCGTTATTCGTGATGTAGTTTCTCCGGGTTTGCCTTCGACTGGCCTTGTTGAACTCCACTAAGCCTTTGGTTCCGCCAGGAGTTTCTTCTAGTTCGCGAATCAAGTCAAGAGCAAACTCAGTTCGGTTTTCATTCTCTGGGATTGGATGTCCAAATTCGGAGAAGAATTGCGGAAGGCTTGCCGGAGAGCCGCTGAACACAGTTTGTCCGTGCGAGAGGAATATCAAACGGTCCAGCAAGCTCAAGATTCTGGAGCTGGGTTGATGTATGGACATTATGACAATGCTTCCACTCCGTGCAATTCTCTGCAGCACCTTGATCACCATGAAAGCGCTTGTGGAGTCAAGTCCAGAGGTTGGTTCGTCCAGGAACAGTACAATTGGGTCATGAATGATGTCAAGTCCAATAGACACTCGCCTTCTTTCGCCTCCCGAGACACCTCTGTGTCCTTCATCTCCTATCACTGTCTTGGCTGCACTTCGCAGGCCCAGTTGATCAATCAGAGCTTCTACTCTGGCTTTCTTCTTGGATTTTGAGAGTGACCGAGGAAGCCTGAACTCGGCTGAGAACATGAGCGTCTCTTCCACTGTAAGCATGGGAAACAAGAGATCGTCTTGCATGACATAGGCTGATATCACCTTCAAAAGCCTCGACTCCAGAACTTCACCGTTCAAAGTCACTGAGCCTTTCAAGCTCTCTTTTGCAATACGATCCGCCAGAGCATCGATTAATGTTGACTTACCTGATCCGCTAGCCCCAAGAACGGCCATGATTTCGCCTTCCCTTGCTTCCCCAGATATATCATTCAACAAAACCTTCATCTCGTCAAATCTATTGCCATCTCCACAGAAAGGAGGAAAGGCCATTTTGTGGCTGACTCTGACGCTGTAATTCAAGTTGTTGAAGGAAAGAACAAAAGGGTAAGAGGTGGGGATGGAACTGAGCTCGATGACCTGATGTTCAGGACTAGTGTTGTGGCTTTGTGCATCTTCTACGCGCTTGAGGAGCTCTGCAAGAGTGGGAGAGAGACTAGCTCTGGTACTGGCTCTGCCTCTTCTTGTGGAGGTTTGGAGCTCCATTTCAGAGTGGTGGTGTTTGAGTAGGAGGCGGTCGTCCACAGATACAGACTTTGCAGGTGACATGTAGGAGCCTTCTCCACCTCCTTTACAAGACATTCGgtatagctttttttttttggttttgtttcggTTGGTGTTTAGTTACGAGCTCTGTTTGCAAAAATTTATAGGAAAGAGAGGGAGACAGAGAGTGCGTGTTTGTTGAATATGTGTCCAAACTTGGCCAAGTGAGTATAGTAGGTAAGGAGGAGTTGCGCAGACCTTTCTTCATCTCTTTAGTCTTTACTCTTGTTGAAGAATTAGTGAAGAAGCCGTCCAAACTAGTTAATATTGCATGACAATTCAATTCAGGAATTAGGATTTTCTTCAAACCATTAGATTAGATTTTccctgaaaagaaaaaaggaagataattttaagttttttgaaatttttagttTAGGTTGCATTAGCTATGTCAAATCATCATATAAAGTACACACGATACT of Tripterygium wilfordii isolate XIE 37 chromosome 13, ASM1340144v1, whole genome shotgun sequence contains these proteins:
- the LOC120012360 gene encoding ABC transporter G family member 20-like; this translates as MSCKGGGEGSYMSPAKSVSVDDRLLLKHHHSEMELQTSTRRGRASTRASLSPTLAELLKRVEDAQSHNTSPEHQVIELSSIPTSYPFVLSFNNLNYSVRVSHKMAFPPFCGDGNRFDEMKVLLNDISGEAREGEIMAVLGASGSGKSTLIDALADRIAKESLKGSVTLNGEVLESRLLKVISAYVMQDDLLFPMLTVEETLMFSAEFRLPRSLSKSKKKARVEALIDQLGLRSAAKTVIGDEGHRGVSGGERRRVSIGLDIIHDPIVLFLDEPTSGLDSTSAFMVIKVLQRIARSGSIVIMSIHQPSSRILSLLDRLIFLSHGQTVFSGSPASLPQFFSEFGHPIPENENRTEFALDLIRELEETPGGTKGLVEFNKASRRQTRRNYITNNGSNLSLKDAISASISKGKLVSGATNESNLISSASVPTFANPFWIEILVIAKRSVTNSRRMPQLFGIRLGAVLVTGIILATIYWHLDNSPKGVQERLGFFAFAMSTTFYTCAEAIPVFLQERYIFMRETAYNAYRRSSYVLAHSIISVPSLILLSLAFAATTFWAVGLAGGLSGFCFFFFTMLASFWAGSSFVTFLSGVVSHVMLGYTVVVAILAYFVLFSGFFISRDRIPPYWLWFHYISLVKYPYEGVLQNEFDDPTKCFVRGVQMFDNTPLGSVPLSLKTKLLNSMSTALGMNISGNTCVTTGRDILQQQGITDISKWNCLWITVAWGFFFRFLFYFTLLLGSKNKRR